One genomic segment of [Phormidium] sp. ETS-05 includes these proteins:
- a CDS encoding zinc-dependent alcohol dehydrogenase family protein: MKAVVMTKPGGPEVLKYQEVPDPKLETDTQILVRLRAAGVNPIDTKLRQRGTLLPNQKPNILGCDGAGVVEAIGSGVSRFQVGDEVYFCQGGLGGPRGNYAEYIVLEEELVTKKPASLSFAEAAAAPLVLLTAWEALYDRARLEAGQRVLIHGGAGGVGHVAIQLAKLKGAEVCTTVSSEEKASFVRNLGADFAILYKEKNFVEEVLDWTHGEGVDVAFDTLGGKLFEETFPAVRIYGDIVTILEPGADTSWKVARNRNLRISLELMLTPMLSDNMDLKLDQVTVLRSCDRLIEKGQLKIHLGKTFPLKEAAAAHTLLEGGSMTGKIALLI, encoded by the coding sequence ATGAAAGCTGTTGTAATGACAAAACCGGGGGGGCCGGAAGTCCTGAAATATCAAGAGGTGCCGGATCCGAAACTGGAAACCGATACTCAAATTTTGGTGCGTCTGCGAGCCGCTGGTGTGAACCCCATTGATACGAAACTCCGCCAGCGAGGGACTTTGTTGCCGAACCAAAAGCCGAATATCCTCGGTTGTGATGGCGCGGGGGTGGTGGAGGCGATCGGCTCTGGGGTTAGTCGCTTCCAAGTTGGCGATGAGGTGTATTTCTGTCAGGGGGGTTTGGGTGGCCCCAGGGGGAATTATGCGGAATACATCGTACTGGAAGAGGAACTGGTGACGAAAAAACCGGCTTCTTTGAGTTTTGCGGAAGCAGCGGCGGCGCCTTTGGTGCTGTTGACGGCTTGGGAGGCGCTGTACGATCGGGCCCGTTTGGAGGCGGGCCAGCGGGTCCTAATTCACGGCGGTGCTGGCGGTGTCGGTCATGTGGCCATCCAATTGGCTAAACTCAAAGGTGCTGAAGTCTGCACCACTGTCAGTTCTGAGGAAAAGGCTTCTTTCGTCCGCAATTTGGGGGCAGATTTCGCTATTCTCTACAAGGAAAAAAACTTTGTGGAGGAGGTTTTAGACTGGACACATGGTGAGGGAGTGGATGTTGCTTTTGACACTCTGGGGGGTAAGTTGTTTGAGGAAACTTTCCCCGCAGTGCGCATTTATGGCGATATTGTCACAATTTTAGAACCAGGAGCCGATACATCTTGGAAGGTGGCGAGAAACCGCAATCTCCGCATTAGCTTGGAGTTGATGCTGACGCCGATGTTGTCTGATAATATGGATTTGAAGTTAGACCAGGTGACGGTGCTGCGCTCTTGCGATCGACTGATTGAAAAAGGCCAGCTCAAAATCCACCTTGGCAAAACTTTTCCCCTGAAAGAAGCGGCGGCGGCGCATACTTTATTAGAAGGTGGTTCGATGACGGGGAAGATTGCCCTGTTGATTTAA
- a CDS encoding helix-turn-helix domain-containing protein — translation MNRETIKASTGNVFADLGLDNPEELLVKAEIAQKINHLIIKKNLNEPRLAIILGIANYQISDLIKGNINSFSLEMLGKFLTDLGDYVEKETGSLALRQESR, via the coding sequence ATGAATCGAGAAACTATTAAAGCCAGCACTGGTAACGTTTTTGCTGATTTGGGTCTAGACAATCCAGAAGAACTCCTTGTGAAAGCCGAAATTGCCCAAAAAATAAATCATTTAATTATCAAAAAAAATCTCAATGAACCTCGATTGGCTATCATTTTAGGAATTGCTAATTATCAAATTTCTGATTTAATTAAAGGAAATATAAATAGCTTTTCCCTAGAAATGCTGGGTAAATTTTTGACCGATTTGGGTGATTATGTAGAAAAAGAAACTGGGTCTCTAGCTCTTAGGCAGGAGTCTCGATAA
- the pheT gene encoding phenylalanine--tRNA ligase subunit beta, translated as MRISLNWLRELVDIKMSPSELADMLTMAGFEVEDIEDRRSWADGVVVGKVLQCDRHPNADKLSVCVVDIGAGDPLQIVCGAANVRADIYVPVATVGTYLPRIDIKIKKAKLRGVPSEGMICSLAELGLTKESAGIHIFAEENLPLGSDVRPLLGLDDTILDLTSTANRADALSMVGVAREVAALTGATVRLPKAVSPTIEANNRNLSITIKEPTACSAYIGTVIEGVKIAPSPAWLQQRLQASGMRPINNVVDVTNYVLLEWGQPLHAFDDQRLQALAGNDAVTISVRYAKAGESLKTLDGQTRTLQADQSLVITANDRPVALAGVMGGEETEVDQSSTNLILEAALFESAVIRRSARGQGLRSESSTRYERGVNQAGLEIACYRAVKLITELAGGVVRSSTIADHRPPKTAWTKSVELRLDRVNQILGRIKKPDGTTGTLAATDIERILKALECRIEPTQKQVWSVTPPPYRARDLEREIDLIEEIARLTGYNNFCDTLPSQGAFGYLPESQKQLRDIRAAFRAAGLTELMHYSLVSRGSENQIVLTNPLFAEYSALRTEMISAQINAFAENQNQGNGPLNGFEIGRIFWQEDAQMREKDVLSGILGGDSYQGRWVRSGKEQPLTWFEAKGIIESVFARVGVTAEYQPLNLENLNYKPILPPEFCRPTLHPGRTANLMWQGKHLGIFGQLHPQLRQERELPAEVYVFQLDLDVFLEAITASKSGKFQAYATVPGAPRDIAFFSPVEMPVADIANAITKAGGDLLDSVELFDEYRGENVPAGQRSLAFRLVYRASDKTLTEADIEPVHQKVRDTISNELGLTLRS; from the coding sequence ATGCGGATTTCTCTAAATTGGTTGCGGGAACTGGTAGATATCAAAATGTCTCCTTCTGAGTTAGCGGATATGCTAACGATGGCGGGGTTTGAGGTGGAAGACATCGAGGATCGGCGCTCCTGGGCGGATGGGGTGGTAGTGGGGAAAGTGCTGCAGTGCGATCGACACCCCAACGCCGACAAGTTGAGCGTCTGTGTGGTAGATATCGGCGCTGGCGACCCCCTCCAAATCGTCTGTGGCGCCGCGAATGTGCGCGCTGATATCTATGTCCCCGTGGCCACTGTGGGCACCTATCTGCCCCGCATCGATATCAAAATTAAAAAAGCCAAACTGCGCGGCGTCCCCAGTGAGGGGATGATTTGCTCCCTCGCCGAATTGGGCCTGACCAAAGAATCGGCGGGAATTCACATATTTGCGGAAGAAAACCTGCCTTTGGGCAGCGATGTCCGCCCCTTACTGGGACTGGATGACACGATTTTAGACCTCACCTCTACCGCCAACCGCGCTGATGCTTTGTCTATGGTGGGAGTGGCGCGGGAGGTGGCTGCCCTCACCGGGGCAACGGTGCGTTTACCCAAAGCCGTCAGCCCCACGATCGAAGCTAACAACAGAAATCTGAGCATCACCATTAAAGAACCCACCGCCTGTTCCGCCTACATCGGGACTGTGATTGAAGGGGTGAAAATCGCTCCCTCCCCGGCTTGGCTGCAGCAGCGTTTGCAAGCCTCGGGGATGCGCCCGATTAATAATGTGGTGGATGTGACTAATTATGTGTTGTTGGAATGGGGGCAGCCCCTCCATGCTTTTGATGACCAACGCCTCCAAGCCTTGGCGGGCAATGATGCGGTGACAATTAGCGTCCGCTATGCCAAAGCGGGGGAATCTCTGAAAACTCTCGATGGTCAAACGCGGACGTTGCAAGCTGACCAAAGTTTGGTAATTACGGCGAACGATCGCCCGGTGGCTCTGGCGGGAGTGATGGGGGGAGAAGAAACCGAAGTTGACCAGAGCAGCACTAATTTGATTTTAGAAGCAGCGCTGTTTGAATCGGCAGTAATTCGCCGATCGGCTCGCGGGCAAGGTTTGCGCTCCGAGTCTTCCACTCGCTATGAGCGGGGGGTGAACCAAGCCGGATTGGAAATTGCCTGCTATCGCGCTGTTAAACTGATTACGGAACTGGCAGGCGGGGTGGTGAGGAGCAGTACGATCGCCGACCATCGCCCCCCCAAAACCGCCTGGACCAAATCCGTGGAACTGCGGCTCGATCGGGTCAATCAAATTTTGGGCCGCATCAAAAAACCCGACGGCACCACAGGCACCCTCGCCGCCACCGACATCGAGCGCATCCTCAAAGCACTCGAATGCCGCATCGAACCCACCCAAAAACAAGTTTGGAGCGTCACCCCACCCCCCTATCGCGCCCGAGACTTAGAGCGAGAAATCGACCTCATCGAAGAAATCGCCCGCCTCACCGGCTATAACAACTTCTGCGACACCCTCCCCAGTCAGGGAGCCTTTGGTTATCTCCCAGAAAGCCAAAAACAGTTACGCGACATCCGCGCCGCTTTTCGCGCCGCCGGACTCACCGAACTGATGCACTACTCCCTAGTTTCAAGAGGCAGCGAAAATCAAATCGTACTCACAAATCCCCTATTTGCCGAGTATTCCGCGCTCCGCACCGAAATGATATCCGCCCAAATCAATGCCTTCGCCGAAAACCAAAACCAAGGCAATGGCCCCCTCAACGGTTTTGAAATAGGCCGCATTTTCTGGCAAGAAGACGCCCAAATGCGAGAAAAAGATGTCCTCTCCGGTATCCTCGGCGGCGACTCCTATCAAGGACGCTGGGTGCGTAGCGGCAAAGAACAACCCCTCACCTGGTTTGAAGCCAAAGGCATCATCGAAAGCGTATTTGCCCGCGTCGGCGTCACCGCCGAATACCAGCCTCTGAACCTGGAAAATCTCAACTACAAACCCATTTTACCCCCAGAATTTTGCCGCCCCACCTTGCATCCTGGGCGCACCGCTAACCTGATGTGGCAAGGCAAACACCTGGGCATTTTCGGTCAACTCCATCCCCAACTGCGCCAAGAACGGGAACTCCCCGCCGAAGTGTATGTTTTCCAATTGGATTTAGACGTATTTTTAGAGGCAATAACTGCTAGTAAGTCTGGCAAATTCCAGGCTTATGCCACTGTTCCCGGCGCCCCCCGCGATATCGCCTTTTTCTCCCCCGTGGAAATGCCTGTTGCCGATATTGCCAACGCCATTACCAAAGCAGGCGGCGACCTCCTGGACTCCGTAGAGCTATTTGATGAATATCGGGGCGAAAATGTCCCCGCTGGACAGCGGAGTTTAGCTTTCCGCTTGGTTTATCGCGCTAGTGATAAAACCCTAACGGAAGCTGACATCGAACCCGTGCATCAAAAAGTCCGCGATACCATCTCAAATGAGTTGGGTTTGACTCTCAGAAGTTAA
- a CDS encoding serine/threonine-protein kinase, with the protein MSYCVNPACPQPDNPDHVRRCQACGSELILHDRYRAIKALGQGGFGATFVATDESLPGKPLAVIKQLRPASTTPHILDMARQLFKREAATLGRLGDHPQVPRLLDYFEVAQQFYLVQEYISGQTLKQELKSTGPFTEYGVKEFLREILPLLKYLHQNEVIHRDIKPANIIRREMDQKLVLIDFGAVKDEVHKTALIEATSTGQTAFTSFAIGTPGYAPQEQLALRPVYASDIYAVGATCLYLFTGHSPNRFGYDSRTGEILWRPHVPYISDSFAQVLAKMLAVSVRDRFKSAEEVMRALDVASHLGSLTEGMVSQVPTSNQADDPTHLETENFSFLPTHIRQARDIQAYKARKGQSRKSASDTQLERQLTVKPTATRLGNTVAVEKQRPTKWDAAAVLLAYGKGRKDFADCDLSGLQLPRVTLTKTNFYGAKLDRISFQESDLSGANFARASLIQATFRDANLAGASFSYANLAGADLRGANLSNASFISANLRGANLCGANLTGARITQQQLDYAKTNWLTIKPNGKRSFFG; encoded by the coding sequence ATGAGCTACTGCGTCAATCCCGCCTGTCCCCAACCCGATAATCCTGACCATGTTCGCCGGTGTCAAGCCTGTGGCTCCGAGCTGATTTTGCACGATCGCTATCGCGCTATCAAAGCCTTGGGTCAAGGCGGCTTTGGCGCGACGTTTGTGGCTACAGATGAATCCCTCCCCGGCAAACCCCTCGCGGTCATTAAACAATTACGTCCCGCCAGCACCACTCCCCACATTCTGGATATGGCTCGGCAGCTATTTAAGCGCGAGGCAGCCACTCTCGGTCGGTTAGGAGACCATCCCCAAGTCCCCCGACTGCTGGATTACTTTGAAGTTGCCCAGCAGTTCTATTTGGTGCAGGAGTACATCAGCGGCCAGACTTTGAAACAGGAACTCAAAAGCACTGGGCCATTTACAGAGTATGGCGTGAAAGAATTTTTACGGGAAATTCTCCCCCTGCTCAAGTACCTGCACCAAAACGAAGTGATTCACCGGGATATCAAACCGGCAAATATCATTCGCCGGGAGATGGACCAAAAACTGGTGCTGATTGACTTCGGCGCGGTGAAAGATGAAGTCCACAAAACCGCGCTGATCGAGGCAACCAGCACCGGTCAAACTGCTTTCACTTCTTTTGCGATCGGCACCCCCGGTTATGCACCCCAAGAACAACTAGCCCTCAGACCGGTTTATGCTAGCGATATCTACGCTGTGGGCGCCACTTGTCTTTATCTGTTTACGGGCCATTCCCCGAATCGCTTTGGCTACGACTCCCGCACTGGCGAAATTCTCTGGCGTCCCCATGTGCCTTATATCAGCGACAGTTTTGCCCAGGTACTGGCAAAAATGCTGGCGGTTTCCGTGCGCGATCGCTTCAAGTCCGCCGAAGAAGTGATGCGAGCCCTAGACGTAGCATCTCACTTAGGTAGCCTAACCGAAGGCATGGTGAGTCAGGTGCCCACATCCAATCAAGCGGACGACCCCACCCACCTGGAAACGGAAAACTTCTCTTTTCTGCCCACCCATATTCGCCAAGCTCGCGACATTCAAGCCTATAAAGCCAGAAAGGGTCAATCGAGAAAATCCGCCAGCGACACCCAGCTAGAACGACAACTCACCGTCAAACCCACCGCCACCCGCCTCGGTAACACCGTCGCCGTGGAAAAGCAGCGCCCCACCAAGTGGGATGCAGCCGCAGTTTTGCTTGCCTACGGCAAAGGCAGAAAGGATTTCGCCGACTGCGACCTCAGCGGACTTCAACTTCCCCGGGTCACTCTCACCAAAACCAATTTTTATGGCGCGAAATTAGACCGAATCAGTTTTCAGGAATCAGACCTCTCCGGCGCCAATTTTGCCCGCGCCAGTTTGATTCAAGCCACTTTTCGCGATGCCAACCTCGCCGGGGCTTCTTTCTCCTACGCCAACCTCGCCGGTGCAGACTTGCGGGGCGCTAACCTCAGCAATGCTTCTTTCATCAGTGCCAACCTGCGGGGGGCCAACCTCTGCGGTGCCAATCTCACGGGAGCCAGAATCACCCAGCAGCAACTGGACTACGCTAAAACTAACTGGCTCACCATCAAGCCCAACGGTAAACGCAGTTTTTTTGGTTAG